One window from the genome of Gimesia aquarii encodes:
- the pilM gene encoding type IV pilus assembly protein PilM, which translates to MADNQAVWGIEIGQAGLKAIRLRYAEAADQVIAVAFDYIPHPKILSQPDAVPDELISQALETFLSRNEIKGDQIAISVPGQASLARFIQLPPVQSNRVPEIVKYEAKQQIPFALEDVIWDYQPLGGGVEESGYMLDAEVGIFAMKRDQVLQTLEPFVSRKIEVELIQIAPLGLYNTLCYDSLGMRVGQEYEGDPEESSIVVDMGADSTTLMVTNGSKIWIRNVPIGGNHFTRALTKEMKLTFAKAEHLKCNATRSEDPRAVFQALRPVFNDYVSEIQRSIGYFSSVNRDAKISKVYGTGNGFKLAGLQKFLQQNLQYEVERLDDFQALVGDAVLNEPLFQDNILTFTVPYGLALQALQQTSIRTTLLPPEIATARKIRRKKPWAVVTAAALLVGLCISAVGYSNVANSVSTERFGSAEGKVKNLTTQVSGYKSSYDSAESEFTSLIETGNKLVWNLETRDDWLEVFKAINECLPRDIGDELDNEKIEQSKRIKLPGITVKHYADLNEWFEKLPARIKADMLQEDQDKAPEGEGFVFTLNGLHYHHDESKPQTDIGALYVHETLLKSLNSWTVKNPNSPQVDVRKMGITHAVILSDERSPFDFYPKGRPRGMQRGGEGGAFAPGGFGGFGARGGVGGALPGEDAIGIAGGGLGGAGRPRLGGNRVEKEAKPMRIHQTKFILEFVWKPIPVLERLETQPESSSSEGEETAEAG; encoded by the coding sequence ATGGCAGATAATCAAGCTGTTTGGGGCATTGAGATTGGACAAGCTGGCTTAAAAGCCATACGTCTTCGCTATGCAGAAGCCGCCGACCAAGTGATTGCTGTTGCCTTTGATTATATTCCGCACCCTAAAATTCTCAGCCAGCCAGATGCGGTTCCTGATGAATTGATCAGCCAGGCTTTAGAAACGTTTCTGTCTCGTAACGAAATTAAAGGGGATCAGATCGCAATCAGTGTCCCAGGGCAGGCTTCCTTGGCTCGATTCATTCAATTACCACCGGTTCAATCGAATCGTGTTCCTGAAATTGTGAAATATGAAGCGAAACAACAAATCCCCTTTGCTCTTGAAGATGTCATCTGGGATTATCAGCCTCTGGGTGGAGGTGTCGAAGAGAGCGGTTACATGCTGGATGCCGAAGTCGGTATTTTTGCGATGAAACGTGATCAGGTCTTACAAACATTAGAACCGTTTGTCTCTCGAAAAATCGAAGTCGAATTGATCCAGATTGCCCCTCTTGGTCTGTACAACACACTTTGTTATGACTCATTAGGCATGCGAGTTGGTCAGGAATACGAGGGAGATCCTGAAGAGTCTTCCATTGTGGTCGATATGGGTGCTGACAGTACCACACTGATGGTCACGAACGGCAGCAAGATTTGGATTCGTAATGTTCCCATCGGTGGAAACCACTTTACGCGTGCTCTCACCAAAGAGATGAAACTTACATTTGCCAAAGCCGAGCATCTCAAATGCAATGCTACGCGATCAGAAGATCCACGCGCGGTTTTCCAGGCCTTACGTCCTGTTTTCAATGATTATGTCTCGGAAATTCAAAGGTCCATTGGATATTTTTCCAGCGTCAACCGCGATGCAAAAATTTCCAAAGTCTATGGGACAGGTAATGGATTCAAGCTTGCTGGTTTACAAAAATTCTTACAGCAGAACTTACAATACGAAGTGGAACGACTCGATGATTTTCAGGCATTGGTCGGTGATGCGGTCCTTAACGAACCACTGTTCCAAGATAATATCCTGACATTTACTGTTCCCTATGGGCTTGCGTTGCAGGCCTTACAACAAACATCCATTCGCACTACATTGTTGCCGCCTGAAATTGCGACAGCCCGTAAGATTCGTCGCAAAAAACCCTGGGCCGTTGTTACAGCTGCAGCCTTGTTAGTCGGGCTTTGTATTTCAGCAGTGGGATATAGCAATGTTGCCAACTCAGTTAGTACTGAGCGTTTTGGTAGCGCAGAAGGTAAAGTCAAAAATTTGACGACTCAAGTGAGCGGATATAAGTCCAGCTATGATAGCGCAGAAAGTGAATTTACTTCTCTCATTGAGACGGGAAACAAGCTTGTTTGGAACTTGGAAACAAGGGACGACTGGTTAGAGGTGTTCAAAGCCATAAATGAATGCCTACCCCGAGACATTGGTGACGAACTTGACAATGAAAAAATTGAACAAAGTAAGCGAATCAAATTACCTGGCATTACAGTAAAACACTACGCTGACTTGAATGAGTGGTTTGAGAAACTACCCGCGCGAATCAAGGCGGATATGCTGCAAGAAGACCAGGATAAAGCTCCGGAAGGAGAAGGCTTTGTCTTTACCCTGAATGGTCTACACTATCACCATGATGAATCAAAGCCGCAGACCGATATCGGTGCTTTATATGTCCATGAAACGTTACTAAAAAGCCTCAATTCATGGACAGTGAAAAATCCTAATTCTCCACAGGTCGATGTACGCAAAATGGGTATCACACATGCCGTCATTCTTTCAGATGAACGAAGCCCGTTTGATTTCTACCCCAAAGGTCGTCCACGCGGAATGCAACGAGGTGGCGAAGGAGGGGCCTTTGCTCCCGGTGGATTTGGAGGCTTTGGGGCCCGTGGTGGAGTCGGAGGCGCCCTGCCCGGGGAAGACGCCATAGGTATCGCCGGTGGTGGTTTGGGTGGCGCTGGTCGACCGCGCCTCGGTGGTAACCGTGTTGAAAAAGAAGCCAAACCAATGCGAATTCATCAAACAAAATTTATTTTAGAATTTGTCTGGAAACCGATTCCGGTACTTGAACGTCTGGAAACGCAACCAGAATCCTCTTCAAGTGAAGGGGAAGAAACTGCAGAAGCAGGTTAA